Proteins encoded by one window of Kribbella italica:
- a CDS encoding cryptochrome/photolyase family protein, translating into MKRRWLFADQLGPHFLDHCDQPVLLIESRAVFARKTFHRQKAHLVLSALRHRAAELGDQVRFERADTYREALERVRGELSVCAPTTYAADRFVRGLERVEVLAARGFSTSREDFEDWAGRRGAKRLLMEDFYREARVRLDVLMDGSNPAGGRWNFDHDNREAPPKQPRLGTAEPWWPTEDEIDEEVRADLDRWQRDGDVSFVGDDGPRRFAVTRREALHALRDFVEHRLPGFGPHEDAMLTADDWMAHSLLSAPINLGLLDPVEVVERAEDAYRTGDAPLASVEGFVRQLIGWRDYMWHLYWHFGDDYRRSNKLQARRQLPDWFTDLDAGGAVEARCLSEVLRGVREHGWVHHIPRLMVLGNYAMQRGWRPDQVTDWFHRCFVDGYDWVMVANVVGMSQYADGGLLATKPYAAGGAYIDKMSDYCGDCRYNPRLRIGPDACPFTAGYWWFLDRNADRLQGNQRIARQLTARTRLKDLPELVDQEESRGSTAP; encoded by the coding sequence ATGAAGCGTCGATGGTTGTTCGCGGATCAGCTCGGTCCACACTTCCTGGACCACTGTGACCAGCCGGTACTGCTGATCGAGTCCAGAGCGGTCTTCGCCCGGAAGACGTTCCACCGTCAGAAGGCCCATCTGGTGCTGTCCGCGTTACGGCACCGCGCGGCCGAACTCGGCGACCAGGTCCGGTTCGAACGCGCGGACACCTACCGGGAGGCGCTCGAACGGGTCCGCGGCGAGCTCAGCGTCTGCGCGCCGACGACGTACGCCGCGGACCGGTTCGTCCGTGGCCTCGAGCGCGTCGAGGTCCTCGCGGCGCGGGGGTTCTCCACCAGCCGCGAGGACTTCGAGGACTGGGCCGGCCGGCGCGGCGCGAAGCGGCTGCTGATGGAGGACTTCTACCGCGAGGCCCGCGTCCGGCTCGACGTCCTGATGGACGGTTCGAACCCGGCCGGCGGCCGCTGGAACTTCGATCACGACAACCGCGAAGCACCTCCGAAGCAACCGAGGCTCGGTACGGCGGAACCGTGGTGGCCCACCGAGGACGAGATCGACGAGGAGGTCCGCGCCGATCTCGACCGCTGGCAGCGCGACGGTGACGTCAGCTTCGTCGGCGACGACGGTCCTCGTCGGTTCGCGGTGACCCGCCGGGAGGCGTTGCACGCCCTGCGCGACTTCGTCGAGCACCGCCTGCCGGGCTTCGGTCCGCACGAGGACGCGATGCTCACCGCGGACGACTGGATGGCCCACTCGTTGCTGTCGGCACCGATCAACCTCGGCCTGCTCGACCCGGTGGAGGTCGTCGAGCGCGCCGAGGACGCCTACCGCACCGGCGACGCGCCACTGGCCTCGGTCGAGGGGTTCGTCCGCCAGCTGATCGGCTGGCGCGACTACATGTGGCACCTGTACTGGCACTTCGGCGACGACTACCGCCGCAGCAACAAGCTGCAGGCCCGCCGGCAACTCCCCGACTGGTTCACCGACCTCGACGCCGGCGGCGCCGTCGAGGCCCGCTGCCTGTCCGAGGTCCTGCGTGGCGTCCGCGAACACGGCTGGGTCCACCACATCCCCCGGCTCATGGTGCTCGGCAACTACGCCATGCAACGCGGCTGGCGCCCCGACCAGGTCACCGACTGGTTCCACCGCTGCTTCGTCGACGGCTACGACTGGGTGATGGTCGCCAACGTCGTCGGCATGTCCCAGTACGCCGACGGCGGCCTGCTCGCCACCAAGCCGTACGCCGCCGGCGGCGCCTACATCGACAAGATGAGCGACTACTGCGGCGACTGCCGCTACAACCCCCGCCTCCGCATCGGCCCCGACGCCTGCCCCTTCACCGCCGGCTACTGGTGGTTCCTCGACCGCAACGCCGACCGCCTCCAGGGCAACCAACGCATCGCCCGGCAACTCACCGCCCGCACCCGCCTCAAGGACCTGCCCGAACTCGTTGATCAAGAGGAGAGCCGTGGAAGCACCGCCCCGTGA
- a CDS encoding DUF2945 domain-containing protein produces the protein MSGQTFSKGDVVEWDSHGGTAHGTVERKITERTQAGGRTVDASPEEPQYLVRSDKSGNTAVHKPSALRRGGNKSS, from the coding sequence GTGAGCGGGCAAACCTTCAGCAAGGGCGATGTCGTCGAGTGGGACAGCCACGGCGGAACAGCGCACGGCACGGTCGAGCGCAAGATCACCGAGCGAACCCAGGCGGGAGGGCGGACGGTGGACGCGTCACCTGAGGAGCCGCAGTACCTGGTTCGTAGTGACAAGTCCGGCAACACCGCAGTTCACAAGCCGTCGGCGTTGCGCCGGGGAGGGAACAAGTCCTCGTGA
- a CDS encoding 2'-5' RNA ligase family protein: MEAPPRDPPLVVTLRLDEYSTAIFDELRRQHYPARLNRVGAHLTLFHRLPAERSADILADLCELRPSPFDVAFSHSRFLGRGVAVDVRSPYLDGLHRKLARRWWNWLIPQDQQPFRPHITVQNKVNPAIARQLHIQLNRTQHWPTALATGWSVWNYLGGPWTLFEDIEFGD, from the coding sequence GTGGAAGCACCGCCCCGTGATCCCCCACTGGTCGTCACCCTGCGCCTCGACGAGTACAGCACGGCGATCTTCGACGAGTTACGGCGACAGCACTACCCGGCTCGACTCAATCGAGTCGGAGCCCATCTCACCCTCTTCCACCGGCTACCGGCCGAACGCTCTGCCGACATCCTCGCCGATCTTTGCGAACTACGTCCGTCGCCGTTCGACGTCGCCTTCAGCCATTCGCGATTTCTGGGGCGTGGAGTTGCGGTCGACGTCCGGTCGCCGTACCTGGACGGACTCCATCGCAAACTGGCCCGGCGCTGGTGGAACTGGCTCATCCCGCAGGACCAGCAGCCTTTCCGGCCGCACATCACCGTTCAGAACAAGGTGAACCCTGCGATCGCCCGGCAGCTCCACATCCAGCTCAATCGCACGCAGCACTGGCCGACAGCGCTGGCGACCGGATGGTCGGTCTGGAACTACCTGGGCGGTCCCTGGACCCTCTTCGAGGACATCGAGTTCGGCGACTGA
- a CDS encoding DUF3140 domain-containing protein: protein MTEDEDETYREFRDVVNMSPQQLDKWLNADDSKRVGQKASDGSESVGHRSGRRIIELLGTHKADLSDSDYAHMRQVVGYVHRHTKQRPSGDVSNTDWRYSLMNWGHDPVA, encoded by the coding sequence GTGACCGAGGACGAGGACGAAACGTATCGCGAGTTCCGGGACGTGGTGAACATGAGTCCGCAGCAGCTGGACAAATGGCTGAATGCCGATGATTCCAAGCGCGTCGGCCAGAAGGCCAGCGACGGCTCGGAGTCGGTTGGTCATCGCAGTGGTCGGCGAATCATCGAACTTCTCGGTACCCACAAGGCCGATCTCAGCGACAGCGACTACGCACATATGCGCCAGGTCGTTGGCTACGTCCACCGCCACACCAAGCAGCGTCCCTCCGGCGACGTCTCGAACACCGACTGGCGCTACTCCTTGATGAACTGGGGTCACGATCCGGTCGCCTGA